In Propionicimonas paludicola, a single window of DNA contains:
- a CDS encoding glycosyltransferase, with product MATRLQVRGLAPRARLAALSSVGRSAEGNQLLIELLISSGLFDLDFYRAQQPDAPADLRGAANHFLTKGILDLATFHPAILPGYLEPRILGAWLRGDLAEVFRLLTVPGLWHPWSPGFFPPAHVPEASMEGGKAGKRALILADVLQLLAGLGPDSRLRPDPTLGFLTETAWPELRDRAIRTATAHRRQLEHNQPRSAKKWNADRERRWIAATEQLELPASSGEPLVSIIMPAWNRESVIATAVDSIQAQTMHSWELLIIDDGSSDSTATVAEALAAADPRIRLLRGAHAGVCAARNLGLAEARGRYIAFLDTDNTWRPRFLELSVKAMAAQGLEFAYCGSRLTDSETGVRYRGTQVSHETLLMFNHIDLNVTVVGTELLRSVGGFDPSLRRWVDHDLAIRLSAITEPHYLPFIGCDYDDSDDGLPRITTVEGDHWEFVVLGKAWCDWAQAERELPNRVSGRVSIVMPVFNDARMTLNSVDSILANSGDHDIEVVVVDNGSRPDISLALAVALDAVPRVRVERLPRNLNFAIGSNVGAIRSTGELILFLNNDTLVRPGWLDGLLRRIADPDVLGVQPLLLYPDLTIQSAGTLFPGSSEIPAAFLSGFPKDDGRTVGEHRFSAVTAAALLMRAGDVVALRGFDSSFINGMEDIDLCLRAGEGNDRYFAVEPSSEVIHLESRTPGRGARIAENRSLFVQRWRGRLPHDEALYQDHGFEIVHVGVDQFVNPAPRLVLRRFEQSYQHPELGDVPVLRWGIRNPATADSRGDQWGDTHFVAHLAKGLRQNGQQAVETRFCSPVPDSLAYDDVSVVIRGLRRVDPMPGKINVLWVISHPELVTVDELAGFDLVFAASVPWAAKMSTLSGRPVLPLLQATDPERFHPAASQQPHRDAVLFVGQARSGGVPRQIVMDAVAAGVPLEVWGPNWTDLVDPVHLKGDYLNYTELPVRYRQASRVLNDHWSDMAAEGFISNRVFDVVAAGGRVITDEVAGMVDIFGGAVQSYRSVEELKLLCSAAGDARYPDDSELVQIAARVGREHSFTTRAKAMLEEVLKLAR from the coding sequence TTGGCGACAAGGCTTCAGGTGCGCGGCCTGGCTCCCCGTGCGCGGCTGGCCGCGCTCAGTTCGGTGGGGCGCAGCGCCGAGGGCAACCAGCTGCTGATCGAGCTGCTGATCAGCAGCGGCCTGTTCGACCTGGACTTCTACCGCGCTCAACAGCCGGACGCCCCGGCCGATCTGCGCGGCGCAGCCAACCACTTCCTGACCAAGGGCATTCTGGACCTGGCCACCTTCCACCCGGCGATCTTGCCCGGCTACCTGGAGCCGCGGATCCTGGGGGCCTGGTTGCGTGGTGACCTGGCTGAGGTCTTCCGGCTGCTCACGGTGCCCGGGCTGTGGCATCCGTGGTCACCGGGCTTCTTCCCGCCCGCACATGTTCCAGAGGCGAGCATGGAAGGGGGCAAGGCCGGCAAGCGCGCCCTGATCCTGGCCGATGTCCTTCAACTCTTGGCCGGCCTTGGCCCGGACTCGCGGCTGCGGCCGGACCCGACGCTCGGCTTCCTGACCGAGACCGCGTGGCCCGAGCTGCGTGATCGGGCGATCCGGACGGCAACGGCGCACCGCCGTCAGCTGGAGCACAACCAGCCGCGCTCGGCGAAGAAGTGGAATGCGGACCGTGAGCGGCGCTGGATCGCAGCGACCGAGCAGCTCGAGTTGCCGGCGAGCAGCGGTGAGCCGCTGGTCTCGATCATCATGCCCGCCTGGAACCGGGAGTCGGTGATTGCGACCGCCGTGGACTCCATTCAGGCGCAGACCATGCACTCCTGGGAGCTCCTGATCATCGATGACGGGTCCAGCGACAGCACCGCCACGGTGGCCGAGGCGCTGGCCGCAGCGGACCCGCGGATCCGACTGCTTCGCGGCGCTCACGCCGGCGTCTGTGCCGCCCGCAACCTGGGGCTGGCCGAAGCCCGAGGCCGCTACATCGCCTTCCTCGACACCGACAACACCTGGCGTCCCCGCTTCCTGGAGCTGTCGGTGAAAGCGATGGCGGCACAGGGGCTCGAGTTCGCCTACTGCGGTTCCCGGCTCACCGACAGCGAGACCGGGGTCCGCTATCGGGGCACCCAGGTCAGCCACGAGACGCTGCTGATGTTCAACCACATCGATCTGAACGTGACCGTTGTCGGCACCGAGCTTCTGCGCAGCGTGGGGGGCTTCGATCCGTCCCTGCGACGCTGGGTCGACCATGACCTGGCGATCAGGCTGTCGGCGATCACCGAGCCGCACTACCTGCCGTTCATCGGCTGTGACTACGACGACTCCGACGACGGGCTGCCGCGGATCACCACCGTGGAAGGCGATCATTGGGAGTTCGTCGTCCTCGGCAAGGCCTGGTGTGACTGGGCTCAGGCCGAGCGAGAGCTGCCGAACCGGGTGAGCGGACGCGTCTCGATCGTCATGCCGGTCTTCAACGACGCTCGGATGACGCTGAACTCGGTGGACAGCATCCTGGCCAACTCCGGCGACCATGACATCGAGGTTGTCGTCGTCGACAACGGCTCCCGGCCCGATATCTCACTGGCGTTGGCGGTGGCACTCGACGCCGTGCCGCGGGTTCGGGTGGAACGACTGCCGCGGAACCTCAACTTCGCCATCGGCTCCAATGTCGGCGCCATTCGTTCCACCGGTGAGCTGATCCTCTTCCTCAACAACGACACGCTGGTTCGTCCGGGCTGGCTGGACGGCCTGCTGCGCCGCATCGCCGATCCCGACGTGCTGGGAGTGCAGCCGCTCCTGTTGTATCCCGACCTCACGATCCAGAGCGCGGGCACGCTGTTCCCCGGCTCCTCGGAGATTCCGGCCGCCTTCCTCAGCGGGTTCCCCAAGGACGACGGGCGGACGGTCGGCGAGCATCGCTTCTCCGCGGTCACGGCCGCCGCGCTCCTGATGCGGGCCGGCGATGTCGTGGCCCTGCGCGGCTTCGACAGCAGCTTCATCAACGGCATGGAGGACATCGATCTGTGCTTGCGCGCAGGCGAAGGCAACGACCGGTACTTCGCGGTTGAGCCGTCCTCCGAGGTCATCCACCTGGAGAGTCGCACCCCGGGCCGGGGTGCGCGGATCGCCGAGAACCGGAGCCTGTTCGTCCAGCGATGGCGCGGACGGTTGCCGCACGACGAGGCTCTGTACCAGGACCACGGCTTCGAGATCGTCCACGTCGGTGTGGACCAGTTCGTGAACCCGGCGCCGCGACTGGTCCTGCGTCGCTTCGAGCAGTCCTATCAGCACCCCGAGCTCGGCGACGTCCCGGTGCTGCGTTGGGGCATCCGGAACCCGGCCACCGCTGACTCGCGCGGTGATCAATGGGGAGACACCCACTTCGTCGCGCACTTGGCCAAGGGCCTTCGTCAGAACGGGCAGCAGGCGGTCGAGACTCGGTTCTGCTCACCGGTGCCGGACTCGCTGGCTTACGACGACGTGTCGGTGGTGATCCGCGGCTTGCGTCGCGTCGACCCGATGCCGGGCAAGATCAATGTGCTGTGGGTGATCAGCCATCCGGAGCTGGTGACAGTGGACGAGCTTGCCGGCTTCGACCTGGTCTTCGCGGCCTCGGTGCCGTGGGCGGCGAAGATGTCGACGTTGTCCGGCCGGCCGGTGCTCCCGCTCCTGCAGGCCACCGACCCGGAGCGGTTCCATCCCGCGGCCAGCCAGCAGCCGCACCGGGATGCGGTGCTGTTCGTGGGGCAGGCCAGGAGCGGCGGGGTGCCCCGGCAGATCGTGATGGACGCGGTCGCGGCCGGAGTTCCGCTGGAAGTGTGGGGACCCAACTGGACCGACCTGGTCGACCCCGTCCACCTCAAGGGCGACTACCTGAACTACACCGAGTTGCCGGTCCGCTACCGGCAGGCCTCTCGCGTCCTGAACGATCACTGGTCCGACATGGCCGCTGAAGGCTTCATCTCGAATCGAGTGTTCGACGTGGTCGCGGCGGGTGGCCGGGTGATCACCGACGAGGTCGCCGGAATGGTCGACATCTTCGGTGGCGCCGTCCAGAGCTATCGGTCGGTGGAGGAGCTCAAGCTGCTCTGCTCGGCAGCCGGGGACGCCCGCTATCCCGACGACTCCGAACTGGTCCAGATCGCTGCCCGGGTGGGCCGCGAGCACAGCTTCACCACTCGGGCCAAGGCGATGCTCGAAGAGGTGCTCAAGCTGGCCCGTTGA
- a CDS encoding 1,4-dihydroxy-2-naphthoyl-CoA synthase, whose amino-acid sequence MDSPWQPERWRVVDGFEFTDITYHRCVDVPAVRIAFNRPEVRNAFRPQTVDELHTALDHARRSADVGCVLLTGNGPSPKDGGWAFCSGGDQRIRGRSGYQYADGETADTVDARRAAAEGGRLHILEVQRLIRFMPKVVIALVNGWAAGGGHSLHVVCDLTIASAEQAKFKQTDADVGSFDAGFGSAYLARQVGQKIAREIFFLGDTYDAQRAYEMGTVNKVVPHAQLEAEGLDWAAKICAKSPTAQRMLKFAFNAIDDGLIGQQVFAGETTRLAYMTDEAVEGRDSFLEKRPADWSNFPYYY is encoded by the coding sequence ATGGACAGCCCCTGGCAGCCTGAGCGCTGGCGCGTGGTGGACGGCTTCGAGTTCACCGATATCACCTACCACCGGTGCGTGGACGTGCCCGCGGTGCGGATCGCGTTCAACCGTCCCGAAGTGCGCAACGCCTTCCGTCCGCAGACCGTGGACGAGCTCCACACCGCCCTGGACCACGCCCGGCGCAGCGCCGACGTCGGCTGCGTCCTGCTCACCGGCAACGGACCCAGCCCCAAGGACGGCGGTTGGGCGTTCTGCTCCGGCGGCGACCAGCGGATCCGCGGACGTTCCGGCTACCAGTACGCCGATGGCGAGACCGCCGACACCGTGGACGCCCGGCGAGCGGCGGCCGAAGGCGGACGGCTGCACATCCTGGAGGTGCAGCGGCTGATCCGGTTCATGCCGAAGGTGGTGATCGCCCTGGTCAACGGCTGGGCGGCCGGCGGCGGACACTCCCTGCACGTGGTCTGCGACCTGACCATCGCCTCGGCCGAGCAGGCCAAGTTCAAGCAGACTGATGCCGATGTCGGCTCCTTCGACGCCGGCTTCGGCTCGGCCTACCTGGCCCGCCAGGTCGGTCAGAAGATCGCCCGGGAGATCTTCTTCCTGGGCGACACCTATGACGCGCAGCGAGCCTACGAGATGGGCACCGTGAACAAGGTCGTCCCGCACGCCCAGCTGGAGGCCGAGGGTCTGGACTGGGCGGCCAAGATCTGCGCGAAGAGCCCGACAGCGCAGCGGATGCTGAAGTTCGCCTTCAATGCCATCGACGACGGCTTGATCGGCCAGCAGGTGTTCGCCGGCGAGACCACTCGGTTGGCCTACATGACCGACGAGGCCGTGGAAGGACGCGACTCGTTCCTGGAGAAGCGTCCGGCCGACTGGTCGAACTTCCCCTACTACTACTGA
- a CDS encoding exo-alpha-sialidase produces the protein MKKPPDFHLKLQLAVSLAVATAAFGLPVVLNPGTAAAAAPQECSSTPFTSKSATRYRVPAVVRVPDGRLFVFAEKRNDNADNDDDGDFDIAMKTSTDGGCTWGGEKIVADHGKLRVSNPVPVYVPARDKVLLITTVKTKDSSARTGYRNYMHQQWIDTDGGSFTSLTSGRVTVPNWRPGLTGPGHGIVLTKGSHAGRIIFAMGYTENDKRTARGVYSDDNGATWQIGYDRAASGKQQLIEGSIAELPDGRLLTAYRDNGKGVSKPGSNRMQAYSTNGGESIGSFSLMSGVKTVPVEGSLLQTTGGRELLLFSSPSNTSFKITSRRGMRIFVSTNNGQSWRSGLAVGSTTDPACYSDMVQLDAGTIGLVYENGYSPEKAYWNRIVFRQVSVSDLEQTLLPSLAKKKSPSVSGTHKVGKTVTASQGTWSPNATVTRYQWLRNGKEISSATSASYKLSKADKGKKVSVKVTVTSPGYQPSTATSSAKKVK, from the coding sequence ATGAAGAAGCCCCCCGACTTCCACTTGAAGCTCCAGTTAGCAGTGTCACTCGCCGTAGCGACGGCTGCTTTCGGGCTGCCTGTCGTGCTGAACCCGGGCACGGCCGCGGCGGCCGCACCGCAGGAGTGCAGTTCCACACCGTTCACCAGCAAGAGCGCCACCCGGTATCGAGTTCCGGCCGTGGTGCGCGTGCCCGACGGCCGGCTGTTCGTCTTCGCCGAGAAGCGCAATGACAACGCCGACAATGACGATGACGGCGACTTCGACATCGCCATGAAGACCTCCACAGATGGTGGCTGCACCTGGGGTGGCGAGAAGATTGTCGCCGACCACGGCAAGCTCCGGGTCTCGAACCCGGTTCCGGTCTACGTCCCGGCCCGCGACAAGGTGCTGCTGATCACCACGGTGAAGACCAAGGACTCCTCGGCCAGGACCGGCTACCGCAACTACATGCACCAGCAGTGGATCGACACCGACGGCGGTTCGTTCACCTCGCTGACCTCGGGACGGGTGACGGTGCCGAACTGGCGCCCCGGTCTGACCGGCCCCGGGCACGGCATCGTCCTGACCAAGGGCAGTCATGCCGGCCGGATCATCTTCGCCATGGGCTACACCGAGAACGACAAGCGCACCGCCCGCGGCGTGTACAGCGACGACAACGGTGCCACCTGGCAGATCGGCTATGACCGGGCGGCGTCGGGCAAGCAGCAGCTGATCGAGGGCAGCATCGCCGAACTACCGGACGGCCGGCTGCTCACCGCCTATCGGGACAACGGCAAGGGAGTGAGCAAGCCCGGCAGTAACCGAATGCAGGCCTACTCCACCAACGGAGGCGAGTCGATCGGATCGTTCTCGCTGATGAGCGGAGTGAAGACCGTCCCGGTGGAAGGCAGCCTGCTGCAGACCACGGGCGGCCGCGAGTTGCTGCTGTTCTCCAGCCCGTCCAACACCTCGTTCAAGATCACCTCGCGTCGCGGGATGCGGATCTTCGTCAGCACGAACAACGGTCAGAGTTGGCGCTCGGGCCTTGCCGTGGGATCGACCACGGATCCCGCCTGCTACTCCGACATGGTGCAGCTCGACGCCGGCACCATCGGCCTGGTCTACGAGAACGGCTACTCCCCGGAGAAGGCCTATTGGAACCGGATCGTGTTCCGGCAGGTGAGCGTCTCCGATCTCGAGCAGACCCTGCTGCCCTCGCTGGCCAAGAAGAAGAGCCCCAGCGTGTCGGGCACTCACAAGGTTGGCAAGACCGTCACTGCCAGCCAGGGGACGTGGTCGCCGAATGCCACTGTGACTCGGTACCAGTGGCTGCGCAACGGCAAGGAGATCAGCTCGGCGACCTCAGCCAGCTACAAGCTGAGCAAGGCGGACAAGGGCAAGAAGGTGTCGGTCAAGGTCACGGTGACCAGCCCGGGCTACCAGCCATCGACCGCCACCTCATCGGCCAAGAAGGTCAAGTAG